In Amycolatopsis jiangsuensis, the following proteins share a genomic window:
- a CDS encoding RHS repeat-associated core domain-containing protein — protein MSNPLIAQPKETSAVAGVPLLEDATGLKDAIESKNWAAVAIGAVGTALDVLTAVMDPFGAIFAAGVGWLMEHVGPLKEALDALTGNADEIQAQAETWTNVAKELESVSAELTELVKKDLQDWKGDAADAYRKQADDTGKLIASAQKGSEGAASGVQTAGEIVAAVRSLVRDTIADLVGHLISWALQVVFTLGIGMTWVVPQVVSAVAKTASKITQVTTKLVKALKALMPLLKKVGGLFEDAGKALKGIKGGKAKPSPKPEVETPKGKPGGDSTKPSGDGGSPPKDKGEPPKDKDKDDSTGTAGADGPPKEKPKDEPADPSGKSDPPADKPAGSPPPEREGGGAGAGKDPADQDRSIDTENDRPRADDKEAVERDGCGDPIDIATGQMILGQVDVELAGVLPLVLSRTHLSTYRLGRSFGTGWACTVDQRIEIAPDGVHFAGEDGILLRYPVLPEAGAAVQPVSGPRWPLRRTDRGFAISRSDSGRMLHFVDDGSGRLPISGVTDGDGHQIDFQRAEDGTPVGIVHSAGYQLAIDTEDGLIRQFRLRTGEVEPPLVTFGYDGRRRLTEVVNSSGLAQRFRYDADGYLLGWEDRNGMSYRYRYDAEGRCVQTEGAGGYLSYHFDYDRENLVTRVTDSLGHVSIFELGEDFRVLRHTDPLGNTVRSSWDETGLLLSRTDPLGRTTRHTYDEAGRLVETVRPDGNRSVTEYNDFGAPVTRVDYDGGVWRWEYSPAGVRTAEIDPAGSRTGYARDERGRTTSVTDALGRTTRFEHDAAGLPVAVTDPLGAVTRYRYDPLGRPEEIIDPLGGHTQLAWSVEGTLVERVLPDGSRQLRSYDGEGNLRRAEDGEATTRTEIAHFDLPVSRTGPDGATLTFGYDTELRLTSVTNEQGRVWRYVFDPAGRLAEETDYDGRTTTFRYDAAGDLAGYTNGAGQTVRLVRDVLGRIVERDSDGVRTGYEYDRAGRVVRAVTPHTDLRIGYDAAGRVLSESVNGRVLASRYDAAGNRIWRRTPSGAESTWQYDQRGRPLSLRTGSGLLRFGYDAAGREVQRQLGQSVRLTQVWDETHQLRGQTLEAGPGRVLQQRGYEYREDGFLTGVQDRLNGPRQFDLDVTGRVTAVRGPGWSEQYAYAPTGDLLQAFWPRVLATNAETWATQQSQGTREYSGTLLERAGNVRYRHDGEGRIVRRRVERAPGVFDVWAYTWDAEDRLTGVLTPDGASWRYLHDGLGRRVAKQRLGGNDRVVEEVWFCWDGTDLVEQISDRWHALVWDWSPDGMRVLGQTERTAAPGSPGWVDQRFHAIVTDLVGAPAELVDADGVLGHQVRSTLWGTTPASAGETSTPLRFPGQYHDPETGLYQNFHRYYDPATGRYATHDRLGLVPGPNSRNYVPNPTAWTDPLGLALCDAKAYAEAVGDYRAALGWTKENSPHQLGGNLNESWTTVGVGKLAYGEKDDLKLVVDKANGYIVGYVKKGSDGTPDEIHHVAEVNPSQVAPGAVSKPFHPDETLTYKDLPNMKIHPKDLSGAVSTMMESSKGEVGAMKTLAATVAEGGRSNHYGKSVGQDLLHDRDVTVGTDREGLAKNWGTKSNTYRTTGDNPDNELALLNRPNDRPS, from the coding sequence ATGTCCAATCCGTTGATTGCCCAGCCGAAGGAGACCTCAGCGGTGGCCGGGGTTCCGTTGCTGGAGGATGCGACGGGGCTGAAGGACGCGATCGAGAGCAAGAACTGGGCGGCGGTCGCGATCGGCGCGGTGGGTACCGCGCTGGATGTGCTGACGGCGGTGATGGATCCGTTCGGCGCGATTTTCGCGGCCGGGGTCGGCTGGTTGATGGAGCATGTCGGTCCGCTCAAGGAAGCACTCGACGCACTGACCGGCAACGCGGACGAGATCCAGGCGCAGGCGGAGACCTGGACCAACGTCGCGAAGGAGCTGGAGAGTGTTTCGGCCGAGTTGACCGAGTTGGTCAAGAAGGATCTGCAGGACTGGAAAGGCGATGCCGCCGACGCGTATCGCAAGCAGGCCGATGACACCGGGAAGCTGATCGCCAGCGCCCAGAAGGGTTCCGAAGGCGCGGCCAGTGGCGTGCAGACCGCCGGTGAGATCGTGGCCGCGGTGCGGTCGCTGGTGCGGGACACGATCGCCGACTTGGTCGGGCACTTGATTTCCTGGGCGTTGCAGGTGGTGTTCACGCTGGGGATCGGGATGACGTGGGTGGTGCCGCAGGTGGTGTCGGCGGTGGCCAAGACCGCGTCGAAGATCACCCAGGTCACCACGAAGCTGGTCAAGGCGCTCAAGGCGTTGATGCCGCTGCTGAAGAAGGTCGGCGGGCTGTTCGAGGACGCCGGGAAGGCGTTGAAGGGCATCAAGGGCGGCAAGGCGAAGCCGTCACCCAAGCCCGAGGTCGAGACGCCGAAGGGCAAGCCGGGCGGGGACTCCACCAAGCCGTCCGGGGACGGCGGCTCGCCGCCGAAGGACAAGGGAGAGCCGCCGAAGGACAAAGACAAGGACGACTCGACCGGCACCGCGGGCGCCGACGGGCCGCCGAAGGAGAAGCCGAAGGACGAGCCGGCCGATCCGTCCGGCAAGTCCGATCCTCCCGCGGACAAGCCGGCCGGATCGCCGCCTCCGGAGCGGGAGGGCGGGGGCGCCGGTGCCGGGAAGGACCCGGCGGACCAGGATCGCTCGATCGACACCGAGAACGACCGCCCGCGCGCCGACGACAAGGAGGCGGTCGAGCGGGACGGCTGCGGCGATCCGATCGACATCGCCACCGGGCAGATGATCCTCGGCCAGGTCGACGTCGAGCTGGCCGGTGTGCTCCCGCTGGTGCTCTCCCGCACCCACCTGTCCACCTATCGGCTCGGCCGGTCGTTCGGCACCGGCTGGGCGTGCACCGTGGACCAGCGGATCGAGATCGCGCCGGACGGGGTGCACTTCGCCGGTGAGGACGGCATCCTGCTCCGTTATCCGGTGCTGCCGGAAGCGGGAGCCGCGGTGCAGCCGGTGTCCGGGCCGCGGTGGCCGCTGCGGCGGACCGACCGGGGCTTCGCGATCAGCCGGAGCGACTCCGGCCGGATGCTGCACTTCGTGGACGACGGTTCCGGCCGGCTGCCGATCAGCGGCGTGACCGACGGCGACGGGCACCAGATCGATTTCCAGCGTGCCGAGGACGGCACCCCGGTGGGCATCGTGCACTCGGCCGGCTACCAGCTGGCGATCGACACCGAGGACGGCCTGATCCGGCAGTTCCGCCTGCGCACCGGTGAGGTCGAGCCGCCGCTGGTGACCTTCGGCTACGACGGGCGGCGCCGGCTCACCGAGGTGGTCAACTCCTCGGGCCTGGCGCAGCGGTTCCGCTACGACGCCGACGGGTACCTCCTCGGCTGGGAAGATCGCAACGGCATGTCCTACCGCTACCGCTACGACGCCGAGGGCCGGTGCGTGCAGACCGAGGGCGCGGGCGGTTACCTCAGCTACCACTTCGACTACGACCGGGAGAACCTCGTCACCCGGGTCACCGATTCCCTCGGCCACGTCAGCATTTTCGAGCTGGGGGAGGACTTTCGGGTGCTCCGGCACACCGATCCGCTCGGCAACACGGTCCGGTCCAGCTGGGATGAGACCGGCCTGCTGCTCTCCCGCACCGACCCGCTCGGGCGGACCACCCGGCACACCTACGACGAGGCGGGCCGGCTCGTCGAGACGGTCCGGCCGGACGGAAACCGGTCGGTCACCGAGTACAACGACTTCGGCGCTCCCGTCACCAGGGTGGATTACGACGGCGGTGTGTGGCGGTGGGAGTACTCGCCCGCCGGCGTGCGCACCGCGGAGATCGACCCGGCCGGATCGCGCACCGGCTACGCGCGGGACGAGCGGGGCCGCACCACCTCGGTGACCGATGCGCTCGGCCGCACCACCCGGTTCGAGCACGACGCGGCCGGGCTGCCGGTCGCGGTGACCGATCCGCTCGGCGCGGTGACCCGCTACCGCTACGACCCGCTCGGCCGCCCTGAGGAGATCATCGATCCGCTCGGTGGGCACACGCAGCTGGCCTGGAGCGTCGAGGGCACGCTGGTCGAGCGGGTGCTGCCGGACGGCAGCAGGCAGCTTCGCTCGTACGACGGCGAGGGCAACCTCCGCCGGGCCGAGGACGGGGAGGCGACGACTCGTACCGAGATCGCGCACTTCGACCTGCCGGTGTCGCGCACCGGGCCGGACGGTGCCACGCTCACTTTCGGCTACGACACCGAACTGCGGCTCACCTCCGTGACCAACGAGCAGGGACGGGTCTGGCGCTACGTCTTCGACCCGGCGGGCAGACTGGCTGAGGAGACCGACTACGACGGCCGGACCACCACTTTCCGCTACGACGCCGCCGGCGACCTGGCCGGCTACACCAACGGCGCGGGCCAGACCGTCCGGCTGGTGCGGGACGTGCTCGGCCGGATCGTGGAGCGGGACAGCGACGGGGTGCGCACCGGCTATGAGTACGACCGGGCGGGCCGCGTCGTCCGCGCGGTCACCCCGCACACCGATCTCCGGATCGGCTACGACGCGGCCGGCCGGGTGCTGTCGGAATCGGTGAACGGCCGGGTACTCGCCTCGCGCTATGACGCGGCGGGCAACCGGATCTGGCGGCGTACCCCGTCCGGTGCGGAAAGCACCTGGCAGTACGACCAGCGCGGGCGGCCGCTTTCCCTGCGCACCGGCAGCGGGTTGCTCCGGTTCGGCTACGACGCCGCGGGCCGCGAAGTCCAGCGCCAGCTGGGGCAGTCGGTCCGGCTGACCCAGGTCTGGGACGAGACGCACCAGCTGCGCGGGCAGACTCTCGAGGCCGGCCCGGGCCGGGTGCTGCAGCAGCGCGGCTACGAATACCGCGAGGACGGGTTCCTCACCGGTGTACAGGACCGGCTGAACGGGCCCCGGCAGTTCGACCTGGACGTCACCGGGCGGGTCACCGCGGTGCGCGGACCCGGCTGGTCCGAGCAGTACGCCTACGCGCCGACCGGGGATCTCCTGCAGGCCTTCTGGCCGCGGGTCCTCGCGACGAACGCGGAAACCTGGGCCACGCAGCAGTCGCAGGGCACTCGCGAGTACTCCGGCACGCTGCTGGAGCGGGCCGGGAACGTGCGGTACCGGCACGACGGCGAGGGCCGGATCGTGCGGCGGAGGGTGGAACGGGCGCCGGGGGTGTTCGACGTGTGGGCTTACACCTGGGATGCCGAGGACCGGCTGACCGGCGTGCTGACCCCGGACGGCGCGTCCTGGCGCTACCTGCACGACGGCCTCGGCCGCCGGGTGGCCAAGCAGCGGCTCGGGGGGAACGACCGGGTCGTCGAGGAGGTGTGGTTCTGCTGGGACGGGACCGATCTCGTCGAGCAGATCAGCGATCGGTGGCACGCGCTCGTGTGGGACTGGTCGCCGGACGGGATGCGGGTGCTCGGGCAGACCGAGCGCACCGCCGCGCCCGGCTCACCGGGGTGGGTGGACCAGCGGTTCCACGCGATCGTGACCGATCTGGTCGGCGCGCCGGCCGAACTCGTGGACGCCGACGGCGTGCTCGGCCACCAGGTCCGCTCGACGCTGTGGGGCACCACGCCGGCGAGTGCGGGCGAGACGTCCACCCCGCTGCGCTTCCCCGGGCAGTACCACGATCCGGAAACCGGGCTGTACCAGAACTTCCACCGGTACTACGACCCGGCGACCGGTCGCTACGCGACGCACGACCGGCTGGGCCTGGTGCCCGGGCCGAACTCCCGGAACTACGTGCCCAACCCCACCGCGTGGACCGACCCGCTCGGACTGGCCCTGTGCGACGCCAAGGCCTACGCCGAGGCGGTCGGGGACTACCGGGCCGCACTGGGCTGGACCAAGGAAAACAGTCCGCATCAGCTGGGCGGCAACCTGAACGAGAGCTGGACCACGGTCGGGGTGGGCAAGCTGGCCTACGGGGAAAAGGACGATCTGAAGCTGGTCGTGGACAAGGCCAACGGCTATATCGTGGGCTATGTCAAGAAGGGCAGCGACGGTACCCCGGACGAGATCCACCACGTGGCCGAGGTGAACCCGAGCCAGGTCGCGCCGGGCGCGGTGTCGAAACCGTTCCATCCGGACGAAACGCTGACCTACAAGGACCTGCCGAACATGAAGATCCATCCCAAGGACCTCAGTGGTGCGGTGAGCACCATGATGGAGAGCAGCAAGGGCGAGGTGGGCGCCATGAAGACGCTCGCCGCGACCGTCGCCGAAGGCGGCCGTTCCAACCATTACGGCAAGTCCGTGGGTCAGGATCTCCTGCACGACCGGGACGTCACGGTCGGCACGGACCGGGAGGGACTGGCGAAGAACTGGGGAACCAAGAGCAATACCTACCGCACCACCGGCGACAATCCGGACAACGAGCTGGCCCTGCTGAACCGGCCGAACGACCGGCCGAGCTGA
- a CDS encoding MFS transporter — protein MLDQEQDTRGRVRRVALASAVGTTIEWYDYFAFSTATALVFNKAFFPDLSPASGTLAAFATLGVGFVARPLGGIVWGHFGDRVGRKAMLVASLLLMGIATAGVGVLPTYAQAGVTAPVLLVVLRVLQGVSAGGEWGGAALMAVEHAPPGRRGRFGSFSQIGVPAGLILAQLVFFAVNSALTPEEFRSWGWRVPFLVSLVLVVVGLVIRLRVEESPVFAQLRSQDTRSRLPIVEVLRSRPWQVVIASVSFIANTAMGYIFFAYLLSYGTSVLKLSSTTMLVVVIVGSVVWLASIVGSAIWSDAAGRKPVYLAGSVLLVVWSIPFFLLVDTKQAWLLLVAVVVLNLGLGATYGPQSALFAELFEPRFRYSGASFAYAIGAVLGGGFAPLIATALQGATGTSMSVSLYMVGVGVLSLLAVLALPRRPQAGVASDVTAG, from the coding sequence GTGCTCGACCAGGAGCAGGACACCAGGGGCCGGGTCCGGCGGGTGGCGCTGGCGAGCGCGGTCGGCACGACCATCGAGTGGTACGACTACTTCGCGTTCAGCACGGCCACCGCGTTGGTGTTCAACAAGGCGTTCTTCCCCGACCTTTCCCCGGCCTCGGGCACGCTCGCGGCGTTCGCGACGCTCGGGGTCGGGTTCGTCGCGCGGCCGCTCGGCGGGATCGTCTGGGGGCATTTCGGCGACCGGGTCGGGCGCAAGGCGATGCTGGTCGCCTCGTTGCTGCTGATGGGCATCGCGACCGCGGGGGTCGGCGTGCTGCCGACCTACGCGCAGGCCGGGGTCACCGCTCCGGTGCTGCTCGTCGTTCTCCGTGTGTTGCAAGGGGTTTCCGCCGGCGGCGAATGGGGCGGGGCGGCGCTGATGGCGGTCGAACACGCGCCGCCCGGCCGTCGCGGCCGGTTCGGTTCGTTCTCGCAGATCGGCGTGCCGGCCGGGCTGATCCTGGCGCAGCTGGTGTTCTTCGCGGTGAACTCCGCGCTCACGCCGGAGGAGTTCCGGTCCTGGGGCTGGCGGGTGCCGTTCCTGGTCAGCCTGGTGCTCGTCGTGGTCGGGCTGGTGATCCGGCTGCGGGTCGAGGAAAGCCCGGTGTTCGCACAGCTGCGGAGCCAGGACACGCGCAGCAGGCTGCCGATCGTCGAGGTGCTGCGGTCGCGGCCGTGGCAGGTGGTGATCGCCTCGGTCAGCTTCATCGCGAACACCGCGATGGGCTATATCTTCTTCGCCTACCTGCTTTCCTACGGCACGTCGGTGCTCAAGCTGTCCAGCACCACCATGCTCGTCGTGGTGATCGTGGGCAGTGTGGTGTGGCTGGCGAGCATCGTCGGCTCGGCGATCTGGTCCGACGCGGCCGGGCGCAAACCCGTCTACCTCGCCGGATCCGTGCTGCTGGTGGTCTGGTCCATTCCGTTCTTCCTGCTGGTGGACACGAAACAGGCGTGGCTGCTGCTGGTCGCGGTGGTGGTGCTGAACCTCGGCCTCGGTGCGACCTACGGACCGCAGTCGGCGTTGTTCGCGGAGCTGTTCGAACCGCGGTTCCGCTACAGCGGCGCGTCCTTCGCCTACGCCATCGGCGCGGTGCTGGGCGGTGGTTTCGCGCCGCTGATCGCAACCGCGCTGCAGGGCGCCACCGGGACTTCGATGTCGGTGTCGCTCTACATGGTCGGCGTGGGCGTGCTCAGCCTGCTGGCCGTGCTGGCGCTGCCACGCCGGCCTCAGGCCGGCGTGGCAAGCGACGTCACAGCCGGCTGA
- a CDS encoding SGNH/GDSL hydrolase family protein: MRRILALGAAVVATLGALTTASTAQVPRTPDGWVGTWAAAPATGVADTPQGYPNYSIRNVVHTSTAGAKARIRLSNAFGTTPLVFGHVTIALAAGPGTPRAAAGTMRPLTFGGQPSVVVPAGAEVQSDPAQLRVPADADLLVTTFVPSPSGPVTYHPSAAQTSFFTRNGDFAAEESGTSFTEQTTSWHYLTEVDVEGTAPGAIVAFGDSITDGTGSTLGANHRWPDLLSDRLHGTYGVLNAGIGGNRLLLDVPGSPYGRNALARFADDVLSVGGVRTLIVFEGINDIQQDPHQTDPALLISAQRQLIAQAKAHGIRVLGGTVTPFKGWRAYTEPLEQTRQALNQFIRTGGAYDGVIDFDAAIRDPADPHAMLPAYDSGDHLHPNDAGYQKMAAAVDLSRL, translated from the coding sequence ATGAGACGGATACTGGCCCTCGGGGCGGCGGTCGTGGCCACCCTCGGCGCGCTCACCACGGCGAGCACCGCGCAGGTGCCGCGCACCCCGGACGGCTGGGTCGGCACCTGGGCGGCGGCCCCGGCGACCGGCGTCGCGGACACCCCGCAGGGCTATCCGAACTACTCGATCCGCAACGTCGTGCACACCAGTACCGCCGGCGCCAAGGCACGAATCCGGTTGTCGAACGCCTTCGGCACCACGCCGCTGGTCTTCGGGCACGTGACGATCGCGCTGGCGGCCGGTCCCGGCACCCCGCGGGCAGCGGCCGGGACGATGCGCCCGCTGACCTTCGGCGGGCAGCCGTCGGTGGTCGTGCCCGCCGGCGCCGAGGTGCAGAGCGATCCGGCTCAGCTGCGCGTGCCCGCGGACGCGGACCTGCTCGTCACCACCTTCGTGCCCAGCCCGTCCGGGCCGGTGACCTACCACCCGTCGGCGGCGCAGACGTCGTTCTTCACCCGCAACGGCGATTTCGCCGCCGAGGAGTCCGGGACGTCGTTCACCGAGCAGACCACCTCCTGGCACTACCTGACCGAGGTCGACGTCGAGGGCACCGCGCCGGGCGCCATCGTCGCGTTCGGCGACTCCATCACCGACGGCACCGGCTCCACCCTCGGCGCGAACCACCGCTGGCCCGACCTGCTCAGCGACCGGCTGCACGGCACGTACGGGGTGCTCAACGCCGGCATCGGCGGCAACCGGCTGCTGCTCGACGTGCCCGGTTCTCCCTACGGCCGCAACGCGCTGGCCCGGTTCGCCGACGACGTGCTGAGCGTCGGCGGGGTGCGCACCCTGATCGTGTTCGAGGGCATCAACGACATCCAGCAGGATCCGCACCAGACCGATCCGGCGTTGCTGATCTCCGCGCAGCGCCAACTCATCGCCCAGGCCAAGGCGCACGGGATCCGCGTGCTGGGCGGCACCGTCACGCCCTTCAAGGGCTGGCGGGCCTACACCGAACCGCTCGAACAGACCCGGCAGGCGCTGAACCAGTTCATCCGCACCGGCGGTGCCTACGACGGCGTGATCGACTTCGACGCGGCGATCCGCGATCCCGCCGACCCGCACGCCATGCTCCCCGCCTACGACTCGGGCGACCACTTGCACCCGAACGACGCCGGCTACCAGAAGATGGCCGCGGCGGTGGACCTCAGCCGGCTGTGA
- a CDS encoding S53 family peptidase yields the protein MTEPQRFSLSGSHRPELSGVEVLGPVDPDATITATLVLRRRAELDVTSLEAPLSAGDFADQYGASTDDLDLVRTVLTDAGLTVTGTHAGSRRVSVRGPSRAMAAIFGTELNRVRGEQSGEFAARTGELQVPGELSDVVVAVLGLDERPQTRAQFRLHAEADAKGYRPDEVGALYGFPAGTDGSGQTVAIIELGGGYRPEDLKNYFAGLKIPEPKVTAAEVDGAKNAPTGDPNSADGEVALDIEVVGALAPGAAQIVYFAPNTDQGFLDAVSTAVHASPAPVAVSISWGQSEDQWTEQARTAMDQAFADAVALGVTVCTASGDNGSTDGQNDGAQHVDFPASSPHALACGGTRLEGTPPSTVTAETVWNTSGGGSTGGGVSDAFGLPDFQKAAGVPARAGGGAAGRGVPDVAGNADPATGYQVLVAGQQTVVGGTSAVAPLWAALLSRFAQQAGHGFGLVHTKLYTGAGAGKPQPGLRDITEGGNGAYSAAAGWDACTGLGVPDGAALSRILGGGQD from the coding sequence ATGACCGAACCGCAGCGCTTTTCCCTCTCCGGCAGCCACCGTCCGGAACTTTCCGGGGTCGAAGTGCTCGGCCCGGTCGATCCGGACGCCACGATCACCGCGACCCTCGTCCTGCGGCGGCGAGCGGAGCTCGACGTGACTTCGCTCGAAGCTCCGCTGAGCGCCGGGGACTTCGCGGACCAGTACGGTGCGAGCACCGACGACCTCGACCTCGTGCGCACCGTGCTGACCGACGCCGGGCTCACCGTCACCGGCACGCACGCCGGTTCCCGGCGGGTATCGGTGCGCGGGCCGTCCCGTGCGATGGCCGCGATCTTCGGCACCGAGCTGAACCGGGTGCGGGGCGAGCAGTCCGGGGAGTTCGCCGCGCGGACCGGCGAACTGCAGGTGCCCGGTGAACTCTCCGACGTCGTGGTCGCGGTGCTCGGACTCGACGAACGTCCGCAGACGCGGGCGCAGTTCCGGCTCCACGCCGAAGCCGACGCGAAGGGCTACCGGCCCGACGAAGTCGGTGCGCTGTACGGGTTCCCGGCCGGTACGGACGGCAGCGGCCAGACCGTAGCGATCATCGAGCTCGGCGGCGGCTACCGGCCGGAGGACCTGAAGAACTACTTCGCCGGGTTGAAGATCCCGGAGCCGAAGGTGACCGCGGCCGAGGTCGACGGCGCCAAGAACGCGCCGACCGGCGACCCGAACTCCGCGGACGGGGAAGTGGCGCTCGACATCGAGGTGGTCGGCGCGCTCGCCCCCGGCGCCGCCCAGATCGTCTACTTCGCGCCGAACACCGACCAGGGCTTTCTCGACGCGGTGAGCACGGCGGTGCACGCCAGCCCGGCGCCGGTCGCGGTGAGCATCAGCTGGGGCCAGTCCGAGGACCAGTGGACCGAGCAGGCCCGCACCGCGATGGACCAGGCCTTCGCCGACGCGGTCGCGCTCGGCGTGACGGTGTGCACCGCCTCCGGTGACAACGGCAGCACCGACGGGCAGAACGACGGCGCCCAGCACGTGGACTTCCCGGCGTCGAGCCCGCACGCGCTCGCCTGCGGCGGCACCCGGCTGGAGGGGACCCCGCCCTCGACGGTCACCGCCGAAACGGTGTGGAACACCTCCGGCGGCGGGTCGACCGGCGGCGGGGTGAGCGACGCGTTCGGCCTGCCGGACTTCCAGAAGGCAGCCGGCGTACCGGCCCGCGCCGGGGGCGGCGCCGCCGGCCGCGGGGTGCCCGACGTGGCCGGCAACGCCGATCCGGCGACCGGCTACCAGGTCCTCGTGGCCGGGCAGCAGACCGTGGTCGGTGGCACGAGCGCGGTCGCGCCGCTGTGGGCGGCGCTGCTCAGCCGGTTCGCGCAGCAGGCGGGGCACGGGTTCGGCCTCGTGCACACCAAGCTCTACACCGGGGCGGGCGCGGGCAAGCCGCAGCCGGGTCTGCGCGACATCACCGAAGGCGGCAACGGCGCCTACTCGGCGGCCGCCGGCTGGGACGCCTGCACCGGGCTGGGCGTGCCCGACGGCGCCGCGCTGAGCCGGATCCTCGGCGGCGGGCAGGACTGA
- a CDS encoding PucR family transcriptional regulator, with the protein MVELGGGGAGRGGSGHDAAPAEALARGLLTRVDELADTLVAVINEQNPGYRLLNVVPGQDLRTSCHDNIERVLQLVGHGGGLEPEKVARYYDAARATGERRARQRLPLDDVLRSFRLGGRLVWQALIDQARAEGAAATGDLLDVATRVWEVVDASSAQVAAAYHAAERALVRADEQRRAALWEGLLQGRGSDAAFAYEASRTIRLPVDGPYVAVAAAGHVFTGDLTEALGNRLDPLGFASAWQVRADVLAGLVSVPSRDLAGLADAVAALIPGPVGVSLVVDGLAEVHTAHRQSVLAMRTVPDGESAVVRLADRLPEALLLSSPELTGSLVAKWLGILLELPADERRLLLETLAVWVGTGGSATRSARQLHCHRNTVLNRMRRIETLTGHPVAGGDIPLELALVVRALPFLPPRRVP; encoded by the coding sequence GTGGTGGAGTTGGGCGGTGGTGGCGCCGGGCGGGGCGGGAGCGGGCACGACGCGGCCCCCGCCGAGGCACTGGCCCGCGGCCTGCTCACCCGCGTCGACGAGCTGGCCGACACTCTGGTCGCGGTCATCAACGAGCAGAATCCCGGCTACCGGCTGCTGAACGTGGTGCCCGGCCAGGATCTGCGCACCTCCTGCCACGACAACATCGAACGCGTGCTCCAGCTGGTCGGCCACGGCGGCGGGCTCGAACCGGAGAAGGTCGCGCGGTACTACGACGCGGCGCGGGCGACGGGGGAGCGTCGCGCCCGGCAGCGGCTGCCGCTGGACGATGTGCTGCGGTCGTTCCGGCTCGGCGGACGGCTGGTGTGGCAGGCACTGATCGACCAGGCGCGCGCGGAGGGCGCGGCCGCCACCGGGGACCTGCTCGACGTCGCGACCCGCGTCTGGGAGGTCGTGGACGCCAGTTCGGCGCAGGTCGCCGCCGCCTACCACGCGGCGGAACGGGCGCTGGTGCGTGCGGACGAGCAGCGCCGGGCCGCGTTGTGGGAAGGCCTGCTGCAGGGCCGCGGCAGCGACGCGGCGTTCGCCTACGAGGCGAGCCGGACGATCCGGCTGCCGGTCGACGGCCCGTACGTGGCGGTCGCGGCGGCCGGCCACGTGTTCACCGGAGATCTCACCGAAGCACTCGGGAACCGGCTCGACCCGCTCGGCTTCGCCTCGGCCTGGCAGGTGCGCGCCGACGTGCTCGCGGGGCTGGTTTCGGTACCCTCACGCGATCTCGCCGGGCTGGCCGACGCGGTGGCCGCGCTGATTCCCGGGCCGGTCGGCGTGTCGCTGGTCGTCGACGGGCTCGCCGAGGTGCACACCGCGCACCGGCAGTCGGTGCTCGCCATGCGCACCGTGCCGGACGGCGAGTCCGCCGTCGTCCGGCTCGCCGACCGGCTGCCCGAGGCGCTGCTGCTGAGTTCGCCCGAGCTGACCGGTTCCCTCGTCGCCAAGTGGCTGGGCATCCTGCTCGAACTGCCCGCCGACGAGCGCAGGCTGCTGCTCGAAACGCTCGCGGTCTGGGTCGGGACCGGGGGATCCGCGACCCGCTCGGCCCGGCAGCTGCACTGCCACCGCAACACGGTGCTCAACCGGATGCGCCGGATCGAAACCCTCACCGGGCATCCGGTCGCGGGTGGGGACATCCCGCTGGAGCTGGCCCTCGTCGTGCGTGCGCTGCCGTTCCTGCCGCCCCGCCGTGTCCCCTGA